A genomic segment from Exiguobacterium marinum DSM 16307 encodes:
- a CDS encoding ComEC/Rec2 family competence protein produces MNKLIKIGSAVLFSGALLVSPYGEVSAASSIKVHYIDIGQGDAIYIKMPSGEDVIIDGGNKGKGDAIVAYLKKQKVDDIEVLISTHPDADHIGGLDEILDAYRVENVYAPKVKHTTQAYKDFLKAVKREGKTIKTAQMGVSLPIKGVSAKFVGPVKSYSNSDLNNWSAVLHVTYKKNTFLFTGDAEHVAEKDMMSKKQTLRADVLKVGHHGAKTSTSSTFLNVVKPKYAILSVGKNSYGHPTSEVVTNLKRVKATTLRTDKNGTIIITGNGSSYTVKKSK; encoded by the coding sequence ATGAATAAATTGATCAAGATCGGGAGTGCCGTTCTATTTAGTGGAGCGCTATTGGTATCGCCATATGGTGAAGTATCTGCAGCTTCAAGTATCAAAGTCCATTACATCGACATCGGGCAGGGTGACGCTATCTATATCAAGATGCCGAGCGGTGAGGACGTTATCATCGACGGCGGGAATAAAGGAAAGGGCGATGCCATCGTCGCCTATCTCAAGAAGCAAAAAGTGGATGATATCGAGGTATTGATCTCGACGCATCCGGATGCGGACCATATCGGTGGATTGGATGAGATTCTAGATGCCTATCGTGTCGAGAACGTCTACGCGCCAAAAGTGAAGCATACGACCCAGGCTTATAAAGACTTCCTTAAAGCCGTCAAACGAGAGGGTAAGACAATCAAAACCGCTCAAATGGGCGTATCACTCCCAATCAAAGGTGTGAGTGCGAAGTTTGTCGGCCCAGTCAAATCCTACTCGAACAGTGACTTGAACAACTGGAGTGCGGTCCTTCATGTCACATATAAAAAGAATACATTCCTGTTCACCGGTGACGCAGAACATGTAGCAGAAAAAGACATGATGTCGAAGAAACAGACACTCCGTGCTGACGTTCTCAAGGTGGGGCATCACGGAGCCAAGACATCAACAAGCAGCACGTTCTTGAATGTGGTGAAACCGAAGTATGCCATTCTAAGCGTTGGAAAAAACAGTTACGGTCATCCGACATCGGAAGTCGTGACGAACTTGAAGCGAGTAAAGGCGACAACGTTACGTACTGATAAGAACGGCACAATCATCATCACGGGGAACGGTTCGAGCTATACCGTGAAAAAATCAAAATGA